The nucleotide window AGGATTCAAGAAAATACTGGATTCCAAACATCCGATGGTATTGACATTATCCGTTCTATACCTGTAAATTTGTCAACCAACAAACGAATTGGTGCTGAGGTAGGGATGATGTATAATCCTGCTAAATGGTTGCGTTTAAATGGAAGTTTTAACTTTTTCCAATTTGAAACAGATGGAGAGTTTAATGATGTTGATTATAGTGCGAAAAACAGTAGTTGGTTTACAAGATTTAGTTCTAAAGTTACTTTACCTTGGAACATCGATTGGCAAACCAATATGAATTATAGAGGAGCTCAACAACAGGTGCAATCTGATAGAGAAGGTATATTCTCTATGGATTTGGCCTTCAGTAAAGATATTCTAAACAATAATGGTACAATTTCCTTAAATGCACAAGATGTATTTAATTCCCGTATTTATAAATCTGTAACCACTACCGATTTTTTTGAACGTTATGGTGAGTTCCAATGGAGACAGCGTCAGGTGAATATTTCATTTATTTATCGTTTTAATCAACAGAAAAGACGTAATGAAGGAAGACGTGGCCCAGATAATTTCGATGATGACGGTGGGGAATTTCAGGGCGGAGGAAAAACCAAAGCCTAATAAAGTGAAGCAAAAAAAAAGGCTACCAAATGGTAGCCTTTTTTTTATTTGAAAAAGAGATCTAAACGGTCTCTTCCTGTTGCTTGCGTTTCTTTTCTGCTCTATATTCCTTATATCTCTCAATTAATGCCCCACCAATCCAATATGGTATCACGAAAGTAATTAGAAATATCATCAACCAAAATCCTATGGTTAATATGGTTAGAAAGGCTAAAAATCCTAGATATTGGTCGAAATCAAACATGATCTATTTTTTTATTCTGCTGCAAAGATATTTGAAACAACTTTGTTAAACAAACGAAAAAAGTGCATTTATCAACATTTTTATGTTAATCAAAAGGAATGCATCTATATCCCCAACTTTCCACAGCCACTTTTACCGCATGGGTTTCCACCGTTCTGTATTCTACCCTAAGGATGTTATCACAATCTTCCAAATCGAAATTCATTCGGTAATTAGGGAAGCAATAACTTAACTTTTCTAAAATAGAATTGGCCTCTTTTTTCTTCGAGATATTAGTTTTAAAGATCTCAACCATACCTAATTATTGAGGCATTTTTGTTTCATCTATATACATAACTTCCCATTGGTGCCCCTCTAAATCTGAAAAGCTATGCGCATACATCCATCCGTGGTCTTGAGTATCCATGTAAATAGATCCTCCAGATTCTACAGCATTTTGAACCATTTCATCCACTTCTTCCCTGCTCTCAACATCTATTGCCAATAAAACCTCAGTAGTTTTTTTGGCATCTGCAATTTCTTTCTTGGTGAAATTTTTAAACATTGGTTTTGTAAGTAACATGGCGTATATGTTCTCACCCAAAATGAGGCATCCCGCCTTTTCATCTGTAAATATTGGATTAAATTCAAACCCTAAAGATTTAAAAAATATAATTGAATTATCGAGATTATCAACTGGAAGGTTGACAAAAATCTGCTTTGCCATAATTGTTAATTTTAATTTTTATTAGATTTTATACATTAATGGGTAGATGTATTAAAACTTACCATCCATTCTACACCAAATTGGTCGGTGCACATCCCAAAATAATCCCCCCAAAAAGTATCTTCCAT belongs to Aegicerativicinus sediminis and includes:
- a CDS encoding VOC family protein encodes the protein MAKQIFVNLPVDNLDNSIIFFKSLGFEFNPIFTDEKAGCLILGENIYAMLLTKPMFKNFTKKEIADAKKTTEVLLAIDVESREEVDEMVQNAVESGGSIYMDTQDHGWMYAHSFSDLEGHQWEVMYIDETKMPQ